One Gouania willdenowi unplaced genomic scaffold, fGouWil2.1 scaffold_85_arrow_ctg1, whole genome shotgun sequence genomic window, atggatgatggatgatggatgatggatggatgatgaatggatgatggatgatgaatggatgatggatggatgatggagaACCAGAAGTTGATGGAGGTGCATTGGTTGGTTGTAGCTAATGAGCTGAGCTGCTTAATCAGGGTCTAATGGGATATCCGGGAATGTGAAATCTCGTTATGGAATTAGAGCAGGACAGGCTGAACGTGCGTCACACCTGATGCACTGAGTGCAGAGGCCAcggaaacaaaaaaagtaagaatcaataattaaaaatcacttcctgctttttcaaaaaaatcactGCATGTGATCAAAGTGAGAGGAGATGGAGATGCTGGGAGGATCTACGGGATCTGCAGGAGGTCGAGGTgatctgagagagagagagaacagggTCCAGGTCAGGTCTGTGTAAGGCTCTCTGATTGGTCCAATCCACACCCTGTAATCTGAGCCCTCATCACCTCAGGAGATTTCCTTCCTTTTCTTACTTCCTGGAATCTGGAGGTGGAGCAAAACTCACGCTGATCGTCTGCTTCTCCTTTCCTGGAGGGCTGCAGTCCTGCATGCTTTTGATGATCTGAATCTGAAAGGCTGATTATGAATGTTTTATTATGTTAGAGCTGAAAACATGCAGCACTTCATTCCTCAAGGATCAGTTTGACATTCCTGTTGTCAGAAGTGTCTAAAGAATGAAACGTGCAGGATTGACTGACTGACTGGTGAAGGGTGTGTATGTTATTAATACCAGTCATTAGCTGGGTTGACCATCACCCTGGGAAGTGATGGAATTTCGAAAAACCCTTAAATATCACAGAAAAGTTctcacgctttcatgaggaggtttttcagacatttctgatattgaaatgtgtcacaaaagcgccgtggaaacactttttctgccaAGACACGTCAaaggacgtgacgtacctggtcacatgaccacgtcTTTCTGCAGCGTAGTCACACGGGATGagactccaaaacaaccttcaacaGAAACACGTTTAAAGCTCAATTATACTAGAAAATGTCTATTTGTACTGTCACCAAAGCACGAGTACGTAGTGTCTTAGGtcaggtttagggttaggtttagtcttagtcatgtgacctaaactggccaaagagggcgctgcgtatgaatagaatgtcggtatattgataaggCAACCATATGGATAGCCACTACCATTACACTACAGtatgtcgacatttagaaatattacttttattttgcaaaaatctgtaatggaaacgcagctattgACTCCCAACTGAACCACAGTGAGGTGGTTTGTAAAAAGAGACTCTAACGTTTAGCGCGTCTAAGAAAACTGTCATGTTTTCACATTGAGGAGACGTTGAGTCTGTTTTATTCAGCGTTTAGTGAATCGTGATTGTTATTTTCTCTTGTGttttctctgtctgtctgtctgtctgttgtgTCAGTGCAGAGCGGTTGCTATGGCTACCGTCCCAGTCTGTAATCTGGACTAATGAGCTGTGACAGACGAGGGCTAGCTCAGTTATAACCAGCTCTATGCTAACGAGCTAAAACAAAGCGTGCACGCCACTGACGCTCAGCTCTCCACCTTTGGCCTCTTCACTGACCACAGGAAGAACACATAGCATCATCttaaacaggggttctcaaccttggggtcgtgaaaCACTGagaaggggtcgccagatgccttcaagaaactaaaaatacaatttcagcccatttttgtttgttttttttaaatccttttttctgcaactacaccaaactttccatattatatttttgcaccttttagtgcattttatgcacatttttccactttccagacattttcagcacttataaactctttccaccacatgtcacatactgtatgttgacccattattgtcacttttaacctcttttcaccagatttcatgattatttttgccacaCATTTTCCCACTGATTGTCAAAAGCGTAAAAGGCACTTTGAAAACTTTCTTCTGCTAAAAGGTGCttcataataaatacagtttttctGATTGAATAAATGACGTTATGCATctcaaataaatcagattttattatctttctttaaTAGGAAAATACATCATGTCACAGAAATGAGATACATACACTATATACACTCAttttattctgattctttcactGTCCAGAAACACTAGCTGCCTGTTGCATTGCATTCTGGGTAACCTGAGCTTGGCATAGTTAGTGACCTCTGACCCTGATCAGGGTTGTTAgtggatgatttattattaaatgcATTTATCTATTCATTTATCACAGATCATTACTGATTTATTAATCACTGATcattactgatttatttatcactgatcattactgatttatttatcactgatcattactgatttatttatcaCTGATCATTACTGATTCATTTATCACAGATCATTACTGATTTATTAATCACTGATcattactgatttatttatcactgatcattactgatttatttatcactgatcattactgatttatttatcaCTGATCATTACTGATTCATTTATCACTGATcattactgatttatttatcactgatcattactgatttatttatcactgatcattactgatttatttatcactgatcaatactgatttatttatcactgatcattactgatttatttatcactgatcaatactgatttatttatcactgatcattactgatttatttatcaCTGATCATTACTGATTTATTATCACTGATcattactgatttatttatcactgatcattactgatttatttatcactgatcattactgatttatttatcactgatcattactgatttatttatcactgatcattactgatttatttatcactgatcattactgatttatttatcactgatcattactgatttatttatcactgatcattactgatttatttatcactgatcattactgatttatttatcactgatcattactgatttatttatcactgatcattactgatttatttatcactgatcattactgatttatttatcactgatcattactgatttatttatcactgatcattactgatttatttatcactgatcattactgatttatttatcactgatcattactgatttatttatcactgatcaatactgatttatttatcactgatcattactgatttatttatcaCTGATCATTACTGATTTATTTCCCGAAGTTTCATGAGTTTTAGTTTTTCCACTCAGTAAATAATTAGCAATGCAGCTGATGTAGTTTGCTGCCACCTGACGTACAAAATCAGTACTGCACCATAACTCACCATTGAACGAATATAGTTTCTAATTTACAGATAAGCATACATTTCTCCTGTAATGTAATATCTAATCTATAATATCTATCTGTCTCATTTGTTGCCACAAATTCGTATTTTGTGTCTATATGTAATGTCTGGGCTCTGTAGTTAACAGCAGCAGAGAGAATACGAAGCAAACATTCAagtataaaacattttatttacacatgtAACTTTCACATTCAGTCCCAGCTTGTATTTTATGAGCCCGAAGAAGAAAAGATCAGCGTTGAAGGTCCAACACAGTAAAGATTAAAACAGTGAAACAGATCATCCCTGATTTCTAACCCTTAATCATTAAAAATCATGTAGATTTTAAAGGCACAGGCACATTTTCTAGATGAAGATGTAAGCTTTCAGTGCATGTTATAGtgcaaacataataataataataatgataataataagagCTGTGAGAGATTTGGATCAAAATTAATTCATGCAAATTTTACGAAAGCCtttttgtgaggtttttttttttgtttttttgttttttttttaggacgGTGTCTCAGTGAGGGATGGCCGTACTGACTCCGAGGCCCATTTCCTTCTCACAGATAAATCTCCAGTACATGGAGCAGGGAGCGTCGTACCAGCTGCGAATGGCCACGCGCTCCAGAACGCGAGTTTTCACGATGTAGCCACAGTCCTCGTCAATGTGGTTGTTGGGCTCGCCTTCTTCCCAGAACCTGtcagaaaaacataaatcaaaaatcatcaaaaatctcTGGATTTCCATAAGATTTGTATCACATAGCATGATAAGAACAGGTTCGTAAGTTCATGGGATCCCAAATGGTGTCCTCTGCTATAAACTAATGATGCATCACCAGATTTTAATCATACTATAACTGTATATAAAGTGGTGAGTGTCCATTAGAATCACATAAAAAGGATGGAGAAGAGTTGTCATGACCTCGTGagcaaagttttaaaaaagaacgagggaaaaaaggaagaaaagagagaagaaaAGAGGAAAGAGCTGAGATTCATCTGAACAAACAACAGGAAGAGAAATGAAATACTTCTTAGAAAATATGATGAGTTGCAAAAAGCCCGGAAAGGTTCGCGCATATggaaaaaaacaggaagtcacagAAACATGAAGAACTTATTAAAGGGGAAGTGAAacaaaaaattgacaaatggATATATTTTGAATAAATGATAACAAAGCATTAAAGTCCAGttgttagttttgtgttttattgataaTCAGACCAATGTGAGCCACATGGTTCACACAGTGCAGAGATACATGGTACACCTACCCTCCAACCAGAGGTGAGCCATCCACCCACTTCCACTGGTCCTCTGTGTGCTCGTCAGTGATCCCAAACCAGAAGGCGTTCCAGTGTCCTCTAGGAAGGAGATCCCACACAAACTTCTGAGATGTGAGAGAGAGTGTTTGATATCCATCAAAAGTTGTTTATTTAACACGCTTTGTGTGATCTAACAAGTTCAACTCTACTGGTTCATATTGGTTCTGTACGTCTCTAACAAGTACAACTCTACTGGTTCATATTGGTTCTGTGCGTCTCTAACGAGAACAACTCTACTGGTTCATATTGGTTCTGTACGTCTCTAACAAGTACAACTCTACTGGTTCATATTGGTTCTGTACGTCTCTAACAAGTACAACTCTACTGGTTCATATTGGTTCTGTACGTCTCTAACAAGTACAACTCTACTGGTTCATATTGGTTCTGTACGTCTCTAACAAGTTCAACTCTACTGGTTCATATTGGTTCTGTACGTCTCTAACGAGAACAACTCTACTGGTTCATATTGGTTCTGTACCTGTTCCTCAGCCGTGTGGATCATGGCCAGGTACGCTCCCTTGCTCTCGCAGTAAGACTTGCTCTCGGGCCAGTCCCTGGTGTTCCTGGATACAAAGTAGCAGCTGCTGTTGAAGAGATGCCAGTCGACGGGACACACGATGGGGGCCGAGGTGGACTTCTGTGTGGGTTTGATCACCACAGGGGCTGAAGCACAAACGCATCAAATCTACTCAAGTTGTGCAGAGATTTGAAAGcttttacatgtatttaatatttaatataggCCGAGCAGTCCAAAGTGATCATCTGGACAGCGTGGAGCTGTTTACCTTTGGTGGAAGAGAGTTTGGCCAGAAGCTCGTCTTTGTCTTTCTGCAGCTCGTCTCTCTTCATCTGCAGCTCGTCTTTGTCTTTCTGCAGCTCGTCTCTCTTCTTCTGCAGCTGTTTGTTCTCCTGCTGCAGTTTGTTGATGGACTCCATCAGTGCGGTCATGTTCGCATCGAGCTTCTGACTCGATGCACTCGCTTCGTCGACACTGGCTTGGGCTTTATTTTTATCTGTGGAAGACATGTGTTGTGGCGGTTTAGGTGAATGAGCTGGAGTCAaactttagggttgctggtcagatgctgaCTCGGGTTTGGGAAACAGAGATTTGGAGGTAAACcagctttcagtgtgtgtgtctcagtgaatTTGCTGTTGTTCACTTTTCAGACACACCCAACAGCAGGGAGTAGCTCATAATCAGGGAATCTTCTACAGACTTACATGACGAGAATGTCTGGAACAGAGGTTTTTAAAATgagggtcaggacccaaaagttgGTCTAAAGCAGTTTTTAGTGGGTCATACAAAATCTTATATTGTGCTTTCATTTCTTGCTTTTGTACGATTAAAactagaaaatattttttctccaGCTCAACGTTAACATAatatactttaatattttatcattaatattaaCCATTGTAAAAGTACTTTTCTAGgcatttttttcctttgaaaTGCTCCTGGGTGGTTCAACTTTTTGAAGTTGGTGCAATAAAAACAGCcgcaagaaagaaaaacaacaaaatacaaaatgaccacaaaaaaacactacagtagacaaaaattgtcaaaaaaaagacACTACAACTGCCTGAAAGAACCACAAAATAACCTTAACAGaatgacacaaaattacttaaaaagatgtttttaaaaattatccaaaaatgaaacataaaaaaattgctcaatatgacacaaaaagacaattacaagatgaaaaattacataaaaaggcaCAAATAGACCCAGATAAATTGATCTCATTGAGATTTCAAGCAAACATTACctgttttatatttcataataaactaCAAAGGGATGTTTTGGGGTCCCGTAATTGAGAACTACAATCTAGAACATCCAGAACTGCAGATATATCTGCCCACCGATATTATCGGCCCACCAATTTGCAATAAAAGGTAACATTGAACGTCGGTATCGGGTTTCCcactcatttttaaaaactgatttgTGCTGCTCTGCCTCGAGTGCTTTGTGACCAAACTTACTTTGTTTGTGGTGTTTCACTGTTATCTACTGATGAAAAATTATATCGCTCTACTTTTCCACCCTCTCCTCATTTCCTGTCAAAACCGGACGTCCCTGAACGTATCCTGCGTGGAGCCTCATTCCTTCTACAAATGTGTTGTTAACCTTCATTGTATGAGCTAAAGCAATGTTGGTTAGAGTTTTTAGTATGTATACagtgtttcagtcattttacgCGGTAATTTATACTTGCTAAGCGAAGCTAACCGCTAACTCGCTATCTTTAATAGGAATGCAAAGATATTTCCTAAATCGTC contains:
- the LOC114460967 gene encoding asialoglycoprotein receptor 1-like; the protein is MSTTGGSAPCEGMYSKLIDDDMANYDEMNPRPDVGHTGHRTSPVRVDPKSSRLGLYRLISICLAALCVILLISIISMSAHYKNKAQASVDEASASSQKLDANMTALMESINKLQQENKQLQKKRDELQKDKDELQMKRDELQKDKDELLAKLSSTKAPVVIKPTQKSTSAPIVCPVDWHLFNSSCYFVSRNTRDWPESKSYCESKGAYLAMIHTAEEQKFVWDLLPRGHWNAFWFGITDEHTEDQWKWVDGSPLVGGFWEEGEPNNHIDEDCGYIVKTRVLERVAIRSWYDAPCSMYWRFICEKEMGLGVSTAIPH